Proteins encoded in a region of the Triticum dicoccoides isolate Atlit2015 ecotype Zavitan chromosome 3A, WEW_v2.0, whole genome shotgun sequence genome:
- the LOC119272095 gene encoding uncharacterized protein LOC119272095 → MDGKTPHLLPLSLSEAKKKIRDDVPLVCGWALLNAFATVCGVASGYIAEYIHVSCSQSSFILPCIELTDAEAARVIALCIGMMCCAPTLAAAAALALLLPCRRRRARRALAYLALAVTVLFHCMYASAVWIFLAADPGYIFGRIYFTAGFCFIVVGDLLSFRALLGGDGWGMKYVTYFF, encoded by the exons ATGGACGGCAAGACGCCTCATTTGCTGCCTCTGAGTCTGAGCGAGGCCAAAAAGAAGATCCGGGATGACGTCCCACTGGTCTGCGGATGGGCGCTCCTCAACGCCTTCGCCACGGTCTGCGGCGTAGCAAGCGGCTACATAGCCGAGTACATCCATGTCTCGTGCAGCCAG TCCTCCTTCATTCTGCCCTGCATCGAGCTGACAGACGCGGAGGCCGCGAGGGTAATCGCCCTCTGCATCGGGATGATGTGCTGCGCCCCAACCCTGGCAGCCGCGGCGGCGCTGGCGCTGCTGCTCCCATGCCGCCGTCGCCGGGCCCGCCGTGCCCTCGCCTACCTCGCCCTTGCGGTCACCGTCCTCTTCCATTGCATGTACGCCAGCGCCGTCTGGATCTTCCTCGCCGCCGACCCAGGATACATCTTCGGCAGGATCTACTTCACCGCGGGCTTCTGCTTCATCGTGGTGGGCGACCTCCtcagcttccgggccctcctgggagGTGATGGGTGGGGCATGAAGTACGTAACCTATTTCTTCTGA